One genomic segment of Panicum virgatum strain AP13 chromosome 2N, P.virgatum_v5, whole genome shotgun sequence includes these proteins:
- the LOC120659586 gene encoding SEC12-like protein 1, which translates to MDSGGGEASAAGGGNVACAAWIRRRDEKAAAARVFVAYGWAGAAGSPPALEVLGFDAKECALSPEPLARAVLGEGGAGDAPRGIAVHPAGDELVCATAKGCRLFKLLFEEFSVRIIPRDTPSLESVGPQKCLAFSTDGAKFAIGGEDARLRIFHWPSMNVLLDEPKAHKSFRDMDISLDSEFLVSTSTDGSARIWKIDEGAPLVNLTRSSDEKIECCRFSRDGMKPFLFCTVAKGSKVVTVVWNISDWKRIGYKRLLGKPISTLSVSLDGKYLALGSHDGDFCAVDVKKMEVSHWSKKAHLGSPVTSIEFCPTERVVISTSNQWGAELTKLNVPADWKEWQLWLVLLALFLASAALFYMFYECSDSFWKFPMGRNQPAKPWSVLKESPPVPEDQTPW; encoded by the exons atggacagcggcggcggcgaggcttcggcggcgggGGGAGGGAACGTGGCGTGCGCAGCGTGGATCCGGCGCCGTgacgagaaggcggcggcggcgcgggtgttCGTGGCGTACGgctgggcgggggcggcgggatCCCCGCCCGCGCTCGAGGTGCTCGGCTTCGACGCCAAGGAGTGCGCCCTCTCCCCCGAGCCCCTG GCGAGGGCCGTGCtcggggagggcggcgcgggAGACGCGCCGCGCGGCATCGCGGTGCaccccgccggcgacgagctcgTCTGCGCCACGGCCAAGGGCTGCAG GTTATTCAAACTGCTTTTTGAAGAGTTCTCGGTTCGCATTATTCCAAGAGATACCCCATCTCTAGAATCTGTTGGACCCCAGAAGTGTCTTGCTTTCAGCACAGACGGTGCCAAATTTGCCATTGGTGGAGAG GATGCACGTCTCAGAATATTCCATTGGCCAAGCATGAATGTGCTTTTGGATGAACCTAAAGCTCATAAGTCCTTCCGAGACATGGATATCAG CTTAGACTCGGAGTTTTTAGTCTCAACATCCACTGATGGATCTGCAAGAATATGGAAGATAGATGAGGGCGCACCACTGGTCAATTTGACTCGATCCTCG GATGAGAAGATCGAGTGCTGTCGCTTTTCTAGGGATGGCATGAAGCCATTCCTGTTTTGCACAGTTGCAAAAG GTTCTAAAGTTGTTACTGTTGTCTGGAACATAAGTGATTGGAAGAGAATTGGATACAAAAGACTTCTGGGAAAGCCTATCTCCACACTTTCAGTTAGCTTGGATGGAAAGTATCTGGCATT AGGAAGCCATGACGGTGACTTCTGTGCTGTTGATGTAAAGAAAATGGAAGTTTCTCACTGGAGCAAGAAGGCTCATCTTGGTTCCCCAGTCACATCCATCGAGTTCTGCCCTACTGAAAG GGTTGTAATCTCCACATCCAATCAATGGGGAGCAGAGCTAACGAAACTAAACGTGCCTGCTGACTGGAAAG AATGGCAGCTCTGGCTCGTGCTCCTGGCTCTCTTCCTGGCGTCTGCTGCCCTGTTTTACATGTTCTATGAGTGCTCGGACTCATTCTGGAAATTCCCCATGGGCCGGAACCAGCCCGCCAAGCCGTGGAGCGTGCTGAAGGAGTCCCCTCCGGTCCCAGAGGACCAGACTCCATGGTGA